The Microcoleus sp. FACHB-672 DNA segment CACCGGCACCCAAATCCTTGCCGGCAGCGGTTCTATTAAGGATGAACTAATTGGCGTGATTCAGGGGGGCGCAACCGGCTTGAGTCTCACCAGTAGCTCCTTTAAGTACGTTTAGATTGCCGGTTCAATTGATCAACATTCAATGAACGATTCCCCACTCAGCTTGCAGTGGGGAATTTTCCCAATCGTTGCGTTATTTGTTGTTGATGTTTTTTTAAAGGAAAGATAAAATTTAAAAATTTTAGAGATTAAGTCTCGTTAAATCGTTTTCGATGACTTACAAGCATCCCACCTATTGCTAAAAGACCAAGCAACATTGTCGGCTCCGGTACTGAAGCATTTGGTGTTTCATCTGATGAATTAAATCTAATTTGCCCGGAAAGTATTGAGCCTTCACAACTCTGTTCAAAGTCAGCAGAAAAGCGCTCTGGCTGTCCGTCTGTTCCGTAAATAGCTTCTTTGACTACAAAATTTCCCATAAGTTGATTGCACCCTCGGTTCCCAAGGGAAACATTCAGACCGGGCTGTTGGGTAGGCTGAAAAGGCCAACGAGTAGCATTTTGATAAGTACCAGGTGTTAAAACTGCATTCTCAGGAGCTGTAAAGATTAATCGTCCATAATTAAATATTGAATTTTCACCTGCCTCGGGCTGATCGAATGCAGAAAACAAGATTTCTACGCCATTCTTAGAGTCAAAGAACGGCGGACTATTATAGATGCGAGATGCACTAAATGTACCATCTGTAGAAGTCAGAGTTTTAGTGAGTCCTCCTCCAATGAAACTCCCAGGGTTGCTTTTAAAATAAAGGAATGTAGCAGCCTTACCTGGTAAGGCTATAACTCCTAAGGAAGTTAAAGAGCCTGCTATGGCTAATAGGGACAAAAGTGATTTTTTCATGAGACTCCTATCCTTTGAAGCGATTGCTTCTATTTATGATTGAGATTACACTACATTGTAGCAACAAGTATTCGAGGTGTTAGCCAACGATGCAGACAACGAATATGCCATGATTGACAAAGGCAATGGTACGCGCTCACCAGCAAAGTGCGGGATGCTACTAGCGAAGCGATTCGTCTCCGCTAAGGTGTGGATTGGCTACCAAGATCCATACCCTTATAGATGCTTTGGCCCACCTTATAGGGTTTCATCTGACTTGCGGACAAACGTTCGGTCTAGACAGAGCTGATGTCTTCCTCGATGAACTGGCTGCCAGTAAGATCCTAGCCGACAAGAGATATGATGCAGATTAAGCGGTGATTGAGCCACCCAAACAGCAGGGCAAAACAGCAGTCATTCCGCTCAACGGTAACCGTTCTACTTCTTGCGAGTATGACAAACATTTGTACAAAGCGCGGCAACGAAATTGAGAACTTCTTTCTCGAATTGAAGCAATACCCTTGCGATTACGACGCCCTACGATAAGCGAGCGAGAAACTTTCTGGATGCAATTTATCTAGCTGCTGCCATTATCAAGCTTCATTGATAAGACGCCGTAGCGTTCAAGAGGAAAAAGTGCTTCTTAGCCCTGATTCGCGTATCGGCGAGTTGAGCCGATCGCTTTTGGTTGCAACAGAAATATCAGGTTCAAAATCGGCTTCTGCATTGGATGCTTGAGTGCGCCATAACTGATCGAGTTTGGTTGCCGGCATGGTGAGATATAAAACATCACCGGCGCTGAGGTATGAGTTGAGTAAATCCCACCCGTGGGTACTTTGGCAATTGGTTTCAATATACAACGGCACAAAGTCAGCACTCATGGCAACTTCTCGAACACGATGTCCGCAGAAGGGATGACTGGGTGTAATCAGTGTCGCTAAAGCCACCCAAAGACTGTCGCCCGTCATTCCATTGCCGAAAATTCTTCCACCTAAAGCAGCGGCAGCGAAGGAGGGTGCAGCTAATTCTGTCGGACTTAATACTGCCTCAAACTCAAAAACTTGTTCCACCATTCGAGCGAATTGAGGGTCTTGATTTCGCACCACCACCGGCAATTTGCCGACTAAACTTTTGGCAGTGAGTGCAATCTCTAAATTCGCTGTATCGTCGCTTGTCACCGCGATCAGTGCTTCCGCGTGATCAATATTGCCGGCTGTTAGTGTAGTCGTTACACTAGCATCCCCTAGAATAACGGGAATTTTAAGGGCGCGGGCAGTATTTATAAACCGGCAGTTGGGATCGCGCTCAATCACAACTACTTCATGACCACTCATTCTAAGTTGATCGGCAATTCGCAATCCAACGCCACCCAAACCACAAATAATGTAATGACTTCGCTGGGGAATTCGGGTAGCATCCCAAACTTGTGTGAACCGAGTTCCTAATACGAAATCATTGAGGAGGGCGTAGCAAATTCCAATAATACCGGCACCAACTAACATCATCACAGCCGTAAATAATTTGATGCTTTCTGGTGCGTGTTCTGCAACTTTTTCATTGCCACCGGCACCTGTGATCATCCCGACAGAAAAATAAAGGGCATCGATTGCCGAGGTATTGGAATTAACACAAATATAGGTAAGCGTTGCAATTAAAATTGTGACAAATAGGCTGAGGAGAACCGCCAAAGTTGAGCGTGTGTGCAGATGAAACTGTTGCAAACTGTTGAAAAATTTAGTGACTTTTTGAATCACTGAGTTGCGTGCAATTCGCACACGCGGTTGAGAGGCAACAATCAGACGATCTCCCACCTGCAAGGTTTGTCCGTAACTCATCGCAGAAATTAAATCTGTCCGTCCATTCACCGGCAGATAGTAAATCAGCATCCGCGAGCGATTTTCCCACAAATGACTAAGATGCCGGCCTAGCCAAGGGTGATTTTCATCGATATATTCTTCATGAATGGGCCATGTTTGGTGAAATAATTGTAGTTGGCCAATGGCTTGTTTTCCCAGTGCTGCAAATGCGAAAACAGGGGCGGCTAGGGTAGAAACGCTCATGGTGACGTGATCACCGACGGTTTGATCAAGACGATCACCCAAACTGGCATTGAACAGCCGGTTGATAATCCGAATCCGGGGATTGAGCACCCGCGACTGCACGAGAATGGCTAAATTTAAGGCATCGTCAGCGCCGGCAAGCACCAACGTTTGTGCTTCCCGAATGCCGGCGGCTAGCAAGGTAGAAGGTTCACGCAAATCTCCAAAAATGATATCAGCACCTTCATGAATCAACGGGCGATCACTGATGCCAACAACATCCGCGCCTTGTTGTCTCAACAAACAGAAAATTTTATAGCCGGTGCAACCAAGACCACAGACAATGATACGGGGTTTCATTTTGCTAATTAATTGACAGACAGACAACGAAACGCTGTGTTTTTGTTGAAACTTTATTTTCAACGAGACTGCGATCCAGAACTGTAGCTAACAACACCAGGTCATACTAAGGGTTGAGTAGTGAGCCGGAGAATCAGTTGAGCCGGCCTGAAGCGTGTCACAATAATTAACAAACAGTTTGTCAGCAAACCATAACGAGAGTAACAATTATGTGGCGAGTAATTATTCAATGTTCTGCTGAAGGTTGGCGCAACTATGCTATTGCCTTTAAGGAGATCGCTGCTAAATATCCTGCAACCCTATTGGCTTCTAAAAAGATGCCGGGTGATGAGCGACGCATTATGGAATACAAACTCGAAAGTGTTAGCGATACTGAGGAATTTGTAGAAGAGTGCATGACTTTAGAAGGTTTCGATGCCATCTTTGAATCCCTGTAGCCGGTGAGAGGCAATAACACAGCTCTAAAATCAACGCCCTAAGAAAAAAAAGCCGAATAGAACATAATCAATCACCTGTCTGATGAAGTGATCACATCAAGTTGGGGCGTACTTTAACTTAGTTGAATGGTGCGCTCGCCCAAGTTGCTCGAAGTGGCAATTTAGAGCAAATCAATCGAGTCCGCAATCTGCTGGTTCAGGTAAAACGCGAGATTTACAAGCTGCCGGCAGAGCAGTAAGTGGAGGTTGTGAGGCCAGACGTAACGAATTGCTAAACGTGAAAAGTAGCGAGTTAGATACGTCCTAGCGAGATTGAGATTGCCTTCAGCAACACATCTGACTCTACAGGCTTTGTAATGTGAGCTTGAAATCCGACCTGAAGTGCCAGCTGTCGATCAATTTCTGCGGCATAGGCAGTCAACGCAATAGCTGGAATCATTCCACCCTGCTGGAGTGGTCGCGACCGAATTTGCTGGAGCAGCATATAGCCGTCCATCTGAGCCATTCCAATGTCACTCACCAGTACATCGGGAATCGATTGTTCCAATGCTTGCAATGCTTCTAAGCCAGAAGCAACGGCTGTCACCTTTGCCCCGTTTTGTTCTAACAGAAACGCTTGAAACTCACGGGTATCTGGCTCATCGTCTACCAGTAAAATTTGAATGCCCTCTAGCGGTAGTCCTGCATCTGTTTTGGTCTGGATAGGTTCAGATACGATCAATGCTGTCTGTTTTATCGCCGGCAATTGCACAATGAAAGTTGCGCCTTGCCCTTCACCCTGGCTCTCTGCCCGCACGGTTCCCCCGTGCATTTCCACAATTTGCCGCGCGATCGCCAGGCCCAATCCCAATCCTCCAAACCGGCGGGTGGTTGAACCATCCTCCTGTCGAAAATACTCAAACATATAAGGCAAGAATTGCGGATTAATCCCTTTACCCGTATCAATGACTCGAATTTGAGCCAGTTGATTCAGTTGCCTCAGTTCAACCGTTACTTGTCCACCAGCAGGGGTGAACTTGACCGCATTACTCAGCAAGTTCCAGAGGACCTGCTGTAAACGGGCAGCATCACCAGAAATCGGCGCAACTGTATAGTCAAGATCGAGCTGTAGTCTAATGTGTTTCGCCTCTGCTGCCAAACGCACGGTTTCAATCGCCGCAGAAATGACGAACGTCAAACTAACGGGAGTCGCTGTTAGCGACAGCTTGCCTTGCATAATGCGGGAGATGTCAAGTAAGTCTTCAATTAGCTGTGTTTGGAGTTTGGCATTTCGTTCGATCGTTTTTAAGGCTTCGGCTTTGCGGGCTTCATCGAGTTTGCCGGTTTGTAGTAGCTGCGTCCACCCTAAGATCGGGTTCAGGGGCGATCGCAATTCATGGGACAGCACCGCCAAAAATTCATCTTTGATGCGGTTGGCTCGTTCTGCTTCTTCTCGTGCTGCCTGTTCGCGTTCTAAAACTTGTTGGCGTTCCGCTTCTGTCTGTCGCTGTTCAAGCAGATCGGCAGCTTGACGCGCCAACAGATCCAGAAAACGGAGTTCTCGCTCAGCCGGTCGGTGGTGCTTGCGCCAGTGGGTTGAAACCATGCCGAGCGGCCTGCCTGAACGGGAGATTAGCGGGGTGGACTGGGCTGAGCGATAGCCAGCATTGATATGAATTCGTAAAGCACCACAGGGGTCGTCGCACTCTGGCATATCAAAATCAATGAAGGCGCGAGTCCCCCTGAGCAAGGCAAGGCCACAGGAGGTGTTTGAACTTGCATTCACTCGATCAAAATGGTCGGTTATCGTTTGCTCAAAGCCTTGGGATGCAAGCAAAACTAGCTCTTGCGTCGCTTTGTCTAAGATCTGAACGGTGCCGGCATCAGCTCGTGTCAGAGTGATTGCAGCCGCCATAATTTTGTCGTAAAGCACCTGAATGTTGTCTTCAATGAGCAGTTGTGTGCTCAAGTCGCGCAACAGCTGGGTATTTTCCAGATCGGTGGTAATCATGGCTTCAGCTTGTTTGCGATCGTGGATATCGATGGATGCACCAAACCAGCGAATAATCTCACCTGTTTGGGGATCTCGGTAAGGCTCGGCACGCACCAGAAACCAGCGATAGGTTCCTGCCGCAGAGCGAATCCGGTGTTCGACCGAGAAAATACCGCCGCTGCGTCGCGCCGCATTAAACGCTTCTATTGTGCGATCGCCATCCTCTGGGTGAACGAAACTAGCGGCCACTTCTGCTGCTGTGGTTGGTTCATAAGAAGCGCCCGTATAATTGCTCCATTGTTTGTTGAAGAACTCAACTCGCCCCTCCGTATCCGTAATCCAAACAATTTGTGGCACAGCATCCGCCATCAGCCGAAACCGTTGCTCACTCTTTTGCAAAGCAGCTTCGGCACGAGCACGTTCCAGCATTGTCCAGATCCGGTTTGCCAGGTCGCGCATCAACTCAATCTCATCACTGCGCCAGTGGTAGGGTTCCTGATGATAAATGCCCAGCGTAAATTTCCATTCGCCGTTTTCGATCAAAGGCACGTTAATAAACGAACCAATTTTGAAGGTTGCGAATGGCTGTTGGTTAGCAACGCGTGCATCCTTGGAAATATCCCGAACCACAATGGGGTTTCCAGTTTTGGCGAGCTGGAAAAACTCCTCTGTCAAAAAGTCTGGCAGCCGATAAACACCCACTAAACTCGACACATTTTCCTGGTGCCAATCTTGTTGGATTGTCGCTTCGTCGGCTTGCTCATTGATTTCGACGAAGGCACATCTAGACGTTTTAAGATAACGATTCAACTGTTCGCCAACTATCTGAAGAATTTCGTCTACACCATTTGCTTCGATCAGATTCTGAGTCACCGTGGCAAGAAAGTCGGCGTTTAGCTCTGCCTGTTTGCGTTGGGTGATATCGCTCGCTGCCCCCAGCCATTCAATGATTTCCTGCTGTGCATTCAACAGTGGGATCGCCCGCGAAAACGCCCAGCCAATCGTCCCATCTAGCTGAATGACTCGGTGTTCTAACTCAAACGTACTTTTGTTATGAATAGCAGCAAGGATTGCAGCCCTCAACTGCGGTCGATCCTCGCTCGGAATATACTGTTCGACCCATGTCCCGCTTGGGTTCTCAGTGCTGGCAAGAAAATCCTTACCATTTAGGTGACGCAACTCGCTCCAATCTGCGCTCATTTTATACACGATGCCTGAACTGGCAGTGACAAATAAGCGCAGTTGCTCTTCTGAAGAGCGCAAGGCTGCTTCCGCCTGCTTGCGGTCGTCTTCGATGCGCTTGCGATCGCTAATATCCTTAAATACGATCGCTACTTTTCGGTCTTCCGGTTGTCCGGTGCGGCAGGCATAGACATCAAACCATCGGTTAATCGGCACAGAACGATTCTCGAAGCGAACGGATTCACCCGTTAAGGCAACTCTGCCGTAGGTTTCAATCCAAAAGTTTTCTAGATCTGGCACTAACTGACGTGCTGTTTTCCCGACGGCTTGTTGCAATCCGGTTAGTTGCTCAAACACTGAATTAATTTCTAAGAAGCGGTAATCAACTGGCGTGTCGTACTCATCAAACAACAGCTCGACGATGCAAAACCCTTCGTCGATTGACTCAAACAAGGTGCGATATTTTGCTTCCGACTCGCGCAGAGCGGCTTCAGCATAGGCACGTTCAACGGCTGCCCACGTCTGTTCTGCGGTTTCTTCAACCAGTTTGACCTCGGTTTCCGTCCACTGACGCGGCGTGGATTGTTGAGCGGCAAGCAGGGCAACGAATTGATTGTTTTTGATCAGCGGCACATCAATGTGTGCAGCAATATCAATCTCACGGTATCTCGTCTTCTCAGCATCCGTATATTTCGGATTATTGGGAATATCGGTTACAACTTGGGTGTGCTCAACCTGATGGTCAGCAGTTAGGTTGCGTGAGTAGTCCTCTAAGCGGTATCGTCCGCTCAACTGGCCTACACCACAGGTGTAGTTGCAATGAACAATGACCTCCTCACCAGCCGGCACCACTTCGATGTATATGACACGACTTGCCCCTAAAGTTTCACCCAAAATGCGAGCGGCGATCGCTTGTATCTCTAAAGCATCGGTGAGCGGGGGGAGGGCTTCTGCCAGTTTGACTCGGAACGCATTGAGCTGATTTGCCGCCTGTAGGACAGCAGAGTTATCCTGTCGCTCTTGGGCGTCTGGCTGCGTCTCTCCGGGGGATTTGGTTTGATCAAGTTCAGTTAGTAAAATCTGCACTGCCGTTTTCAGGTCGTCTGACCAGGTTTCGACAGCACCCAATGGCGTTTGCGACCAATCGTGCAATCGCAGCAACGCCCCCAACTCGCCGCCCCCAACAAATAACTTCTCAGCCATAGCCCTAAATTTTTCCGCCCTCATGCGTTTAGTTCCTTATACAAAATACTTCCTTCGCATGGACTGGCAGCATTCTCGTACCGTGGCATCACTTGAGTCCAATAGCTGATTCAAAAGCATCTCAATTTGCTTTTGAGCTAAAGGAGAGGGAGTGGGGTATCCTTCGCAGCGATTAATCGTTGGGAAGGATACCCCAAGGTGAACCGCAAACTTCTCTTGGGTCAGCTTCAGGGTTTGCCGGAGTTCACGAATCAATTGACCGATGGCTGGCTGTTCAATACCGACGTATTGCTGATGAAACGCCATAGCTCGCAAACTTTATAAAGCTCTCTATTCATAACTTTGGCTTGTTTTGGCAAAGAAGCCCTATGCCTCAAGACATAAGCCTAAAAGTTATCTGTAAGCATTCAAAGCCAAGCTATCGGATTTTGTAGTATTCTGTAGTATGCTCGGTAAAGCTTGCAGAGTTAACTGGAGTTCATCTGGGAATGCAAATTGAACCATACGACCCTCGCCACCTTGATGCGGTTATTCGTCTTTCGCTTCGAGCATGGACTCCGGTCTTTGATTCGATTCAGAAGGCGATGAACGCGCTCTGTGTACCAGGCATTTTATCCAAATCATTGGCGTGTGAGCCGACAAAAAGCTGCCCTTGGATGTGTGTGCTGCGGAAGACACGAATGTATGGGTTGCTATCGATGCCGGCTCTACAGAGTGATGCCGGTCATGCTCCAGCCCGTCACACCTATGAAAAGGTGGGCTTCGAGCTATTCCGAGTCGCCAGTAACTAAAGTTTAAAAAGAAGGAGAAAGACTATGAGCAAACAGAAAAATAAACCTTGGGATGAAAAATGGGAAACTATCAAATCGATTGGGGGTGGCGGACAAGGGGATACTTTTCTTGTCAAACCTAAAGATTCTACGAATTTGTCTCAAACGTTTATATTAAAAAAACTCAAAAATCAGAAAGATCCTGAAAGACGCAAGAGAATGCACAGAGAGGTTGCTGCATCAAGAACCCTCGATTGCCCCGGCATCCCGCGATTAATGGAATCAAACTCCGACCAATTTGATTCTGATGTTCCGCTTTACATGATTGGTGAATTCATTGAAGGGAAAACACTTTCACAAGTTGTTGACACCGCTCCACTTATGGGGATTGCGGAGGCTGTTAATCTTGTTTTGAAACTTCTAGAAACTATACAATACTGTCACAATCTTGGGATTGTACACCGAGATATTAAACCGGACAACATTATTA contains these protein-coding regions:
- a CDS encoding PEP-CTERM sorting domain-containing protein (PEP-CTERM proteins occur, often in large numbers, in the proteomes of bacteria that also encode an exosortase, a predicted intramembrane cysteine proteinase. The presence of a PEP-CTERM domain at a protein's C-terminus predicts cleavage within the sorting domain, followed by covalent anchoring to some some component of the (usually Gram-negative) cell surface. Many PEP-CTERM proteins exhibit an unusual sequence composition that includes large numbers of potential glycosylation sites. Expression of one such protein has been shown restore the ability of a bacterium to form floc, a type of biofilm.), with amino-acid sequence MKKSLLSLLAIAGSLTSLGVIALPGKAATFLYFKSNPGSFIGGGLTKTLTSTDGTFSASRIYNSPPFFDSKNGVEILFSAFDQPEAGENSIFNYGRLIFTAPENAVLTPGTYQNATRWPFQPTQQPGLNVSLGNRGCNQLMGNFVVKEAIYGTDGQPERFSADFEQSCEGSILSGQIRFNSSDETPNASVPEPTMLLGLLAIGGMLVSHRKRFNET
- a CDS encoding potassium channel family protein yields the protein MKPRIIVCGLGCTGYKIFCLLRQQGADVVGISDRPLIHEGADIIFGDLREPSTLLAAGIREAQTLVLAGADDALNLAILVQSRVLNPRIRIINRLFNASLGDRLDQTVGDHVTMSVSTLAAPVFAFAALGKQAIGQLQLFHQTWPIHEEYIDENHPWLGRHLSHLWENRSRMLIYYLPVNGRTDLISAMSYGQTLQVGDRLIVASQPRVRIARNSVIQKVTKFFNSLQQFHLHTRSTLAVLLSLFVTILIATLTYICVNSNTSAIDALYFSVGMITGAGGNEKVAEHAPESIKLFTAVMMLVGAGIIGICYALLNDFVLGTRFTQVWDATRIPQRSHYIICGLGGVGLRIADQLRMSGHEVVVIERDPNCRFINTARALKIPVILGDASVTTTLTAGNIDHAEALIAVTSDDTANLEIALTAKSLVGKLPVVVRNQDPQFARMVEQVFEFEAVLSPTELAAPSFAAAALGGRIFGNGMTGDSLWVALATLITPSHPFCGHRVREVAMSADFVPLYIETNCQSTHGWDLLNSYLSAGDVLYLTMPATKLDQLWRTQASNAEADFEPDISVATKSDRLNSPIRESGLRSTFSS
- a CDS encoding GAF domain-containing protein, yielding MAEKLFVGGGELGALLRLHDWSQTPLGAVETWSDDLKTAVQILLTELDQTKSPGETQPDAQERQDNSAVLQAANQLNAFRVKLAEALPPLTDALEIQAIAARILGETLGASRVIYIEVVPAGEEVIVHCNYTCGVGQLSGRYRLEDYSRNLTADHQVEHTQVVTDIPNNPKYTDAEKTRYREIDIAAHIDVPLIKNNQFVALLAAQQSTPRQWTETEVKLVEETAEQTWAAVERAYAEAALRESEAKYRTLFESIDEGFCIVELLFDEYDTPVDYRFLEINSVFEQLTGLQQAVGKTARQLVPDLENFWIETYGRVALTGESVRFENRSVPINRWFDVYACRTGQPEDRKVAIVFKDISDRKRIEDDRKQAEAALRSSEEQLRLFVTASSGIVYKMSADWSELRHLNGKDFLASTENPSGTWVEQYIPSEDRPQLRAAILAAIHNKSTFELEHRVIQLDGTIGWAFSRAIPLLNAQQEIIEWLGAASDITQRKQAELNADFLATVTQNLIEANGVDEILQIVGEQLNRYLKTSRCAFVEINEQADEATIQQDWHQENVSSLVGVYRLPDFLTEEFFQLAKTGNPIVVRDISKDARVANQQPFATFKIGSFINVPLIENGEWKFTLGIYHQEPYHWRSDEIELMRDLANRIWTMLERARAEAALQKSEQRFRLMADAVPQIVWITDTEGRVEFFNKQWSNYTGASYEPTTAAEVAASFVHPEDGDRTIEAFNAARRSGGIFSVEHRIRSAAGTYRWFLVRAEPYRDPQTGEIIRWFGASIDIHDRKQAEAMITTDLENTQLLRDLSTQLLIEDNIQVLYDKIMAAAITLTRADAGTVQILDKATQELVLLASQGFEQTITDHFDRVNASSNTSCGLALLRGTRAFIDFDMPECDDPCGALRIHINAGYRSAQSTPLISRSGRPLGMVSTHWRKHHRPAERELRFLDLLARQAADLLEQRQTEAERQQVLEREQAAREEAERANRIKDEFLAVLSHELRSPLNPILGWTQLLQTGKLDEARKAEALKTIERNAKLQTQLIEDLLDISRIMQGKLSLTATPVSLTFVISAAIETVRLAAEAKHIRLQLDLDYTVAPISGDAARLQQVLWNLLSNAVKFTPAGGQVTVELRQLNQLAQIRVIDTGKGINPQFLPYMFEYFRQEDGSTTRRFGGLGLGLAIARQIVEMHGGTVRAESQGEGQGATFIVQLPAIKQTALIVSEPIQTKTDAGLPLEGIQILLVDDEPDTREFQAFLLEQNGAKVTAVASGLEALQALEQSIPDVLVSDIGMAQMDGYMLLQQIRSRPLQQGGMIPAIALTAYAAEIDRQLALQVGFQAHITKPVESDVLLKAISISLGRI
- a CDS encoding helix-turn-helix domain-containing protein: MAFHQQYVGIEQPAIGQLIRELRQTLKLTQEKFAVHLGVSFPTINRCEGYPTPSPLAQKQIEMLLNQLLDSSDATVRECCQSMRRKYFV